A genomic segment from Mucilaginibacter terrenus encodes:
- a CDS encoding CgeB family protein, with protein MEKKLKIAFFGSSLVSAYWNGAATYYRGIIKEISRLGHDVTFYEPDAYERQQHRDIPNPEWATVVVYENNEESAFWALSQAESADVVIKASGVGVFDELLEEQVLKRRKENQLVIFWDVDAPATLERMDQNPDDPFWPLVPQYDMILTYGGGDPVVNAYTANGAKLCVPIYNALDPETHFQVAPDDRFSCDLAFLGNRLPDREARVEEFFLKAAKQSPEQSFEIGGSGWGDKHMPSNVEYIGHVYTNDHNAFNCTPKAVLNISRDSMAKMGFSPATRVFEAAGAGACIITDYWLGIDFFFEPGKEILVAQNGDEVADILKNLSQEDAKAIGQAAKKRVLALHTYANRAKEVQKLFAAHFQEINAGEI; from the coding sequence ATGGAAAAGAAATTGAAAATAGCCTTTTTTGGTTCCAGCCTTGTATCTGCCTATTGGAACGGGGCAGCAACCTATTACAGAGGCATAATTAAAGAAATAAGCAGACTAGGGCACGACGTCACTTTTTACGAGCCAGACGCGTACGAGCGCCAACAGCACCGGGATATTCCTAACCCTGAATGGGCGACCGTTGTAGTTTACGAGAATAATGAGGAAAGTGCCTTTTGGGCCTTATCGCAGGCAGAGTCTGCAGATGTGGTAATCAAGGCGAGTGGCGTCGGCGTATTTGACGAATTACTGGAAGAGCAAGTGCTTAAAAGAAGAAAAGAAAACCAGCTGGTAATATTCTGGGATGTGGATGCCCCGGCTACTTTAGAGCGCATGGATCAAAACCCAGATGATCCATTTTGGCCGCTGGTTCCGCAATACGATATGATCTTAACCTATGGCGGCGGAGATCCGGTGGTTAACGCCTATACAGCCAATGGCGCTAAACTTTGTGTACCAATATACAATGCCCTTGATCCAGAAACGCACTTTCAGGTTGCACCAGACGATCGTTTTAGCTGCGATCTTGCCTTTTTAGGTAACCGTTTGCCTGATCGTGAGGCCCGTGTAGAAGAGTTTTTCTTAAAGGCTGCGAAACAATCTCCAGAGCAAAGCTTTGAAATAGGCGGCAGCGGCTGGGGCGATAAGCACATGCCATCTAACGTGGAGTACATAGGCCATGTTTATACCAATGATCACAATGCTTTTAATTGCACGCCAAAGGCAGTGCTGAACATCAGTCGCGACAGCATGGCGAAAATGGGTTTTTCGCCTGCTACACGGGTATTTGAAGCCGCTGGTGCAGGAGCCTGCATCATCACCGATTACTGGCTCGGTATCGATTTCTTTTTTGAACCAGGCAAGGAAATTCTCGTAGCGCAAAATGGAGATGAGGTTGCAGACATACTGAAGAATCTCTCCCAGGAAGATGCAAAAGCTATTGGACAAGCTGCTAAAAAGCGTGTACTGGCGCTACACACTTACGCAAACAGGGCAAAAGAGGTGCAGAAGCTATTTGCTGCGCATTTTCAGGAGATAAATGCCGGAGAGATATGA
- a CDS encoding CgeB family protein has product MSSSSLNITILGLSITSSWGNGHATTFRALVKELNAAGHKVTFLERDVPWYASNRDLANPDFCKVILYKDITELREQHADIVQSADLVIVGSYVPEGVEVGKWACNVANGITAFYDIDTPVTLAKLDRNDYEYLSPEVIPMYDLYLSFTGGPTLTLLEQKYGSPCARALYCSVDPSLYYPENVDIEYDLGYLGTYSDDRQPPLERLLFDAAKGWSNGRFVVAGPQYPQSVEWPANVRYINHLPPAEHRDFYNAQRFTLNITRADMIKAGYSPSVRLFEAAACGVPIISDYWDGLDSIFELGTEILVSYSGEETLAFLRNTPEDELRAIGERARQKILSKHTARHRAEELVGYYFEVKKTAATRHTS; this is encoded by the coding sequence ATGAGCAGCAGTTCTTTGAATATAACCATTCTGGGGCTGTCTATAACATCATCCTGGGGGAACGGGCATGCTACCACTTTTAGGGCGTTGGTGAAAGAACTAAATGCTGCCGGGCACAAAGTAACCTTTCTTGAAAGGGATGTGCCGTGGTACGCTTCTAATCGCGATCTGGCAAACCCGGACTTTTGTAAAGTCATTCTCTATAAAGATATTACAGAACTTAGGGAACAACACGCAGATATCGTGCAATCTGCTGATTTAGTAATCGTAGGCTCGTACGTTCCTGAAGGTGTAGAAGTCGGTAAATGGGCCTGTAATGTAGCTAATGGCATAACCGCCTTCTATGATATTGATACCCCGGTAACTCTGGCCAAACTCGACAGAAATGATTACGAGTACCTGAGTCCAGAAGTAATCCCGATGTATGACCTTTACCTGTCGTTCACCGGGGGACCAACCCTTACCTTGCTGGAACAAAAATACGGTTCTCCATGCGCCAGGGCACTTTATTGCTCTGTTGACCCATCTTTATATTACCCGGAGAACGTCGATATTGAATATGATCTTGGCTATTTGGGCACCTATAGCGATGACCGCCAACCACCACTGGAACGCCTTCTTTTTGATGCCGCAAAGGGCTGGTCTAACGGCCGCTTTGTGGTAGCTGGTCCGCAGTATCCGCAATCGGTGGAATGGCCTGCAAACGTGCGGTATATCAATCACCTGCCACCGGCGGAGCACCGCGACTTCTATAACGCTCAGCGCTTTACGCTGAACATTACCCGGGCAGATATGATCAAGGCCGGCTACTCCCCCAGTGTTAGGCTGTTTGAGGCAGCAGCATGTGGCGTACCAATCATAAGTGACTATTGGGATGGCCTGGACAGCATTTTTGAACTTGGAACAGAGATACTTGTATCCTACTCTGGTGAAGAAACACTGGCCTTTCTAAGGAACACCCCGGAAGATGAACTCCGCGCCATTGGCGAGCGGGCAAGACAAAAAATACTATCGAAACACACCGCCCGCCACCGGGCAGAGGAACTCGTGGGGTACTATTTTGAGGTGAAAAAAACTGCTGCAACCCGGCATACTAGCTAG
- a CDS encoding glycosyltransferase: protein MLTQEKPIRRVLMTADAVGGVWTYALDLCSALDKSGITVCLALMGAHASKKQLEEAAKIPNLVIHQSDYKLEWMHEPWADVELAAGWLLKLESTFKPDIIHLNGYVHASIAWSAPVVVVAHSCVLSWWQAVKHEPAPNEWTAYKNAVQRGLRAANAVVSISQSYSNEIQRIYGPLNNLRVIYNGRDSHLLRSAEKKMKAFAMGRIWDEAKNLPMLAELTNRHNIPIVIAGNNNHPDTGTSISIPNVTLAGILSPAEVSEHLPESYIYIMPAKYEPFGLSVLEAALSGCLLLLADIPTFRELWSDAALFFNPNDPLELDQLLDYVILHPVECGQMIERSSKRSKNLSLENMANSYVSLYKSLIREEQFAISS, encoded by the coding sequence ATGCTTACACAGGAAAAGCCAATAAGACGAGTACTGATGACCGCCGATGCAGTTGGCGGCGTTTGGACTTATGCGCTTGACCTTTGCTCCGCTTTAGATAAATCTGGAATTACTGTTTGTCTTGCCTTAATGGGTGCCCATGCATCTAAAAAGCAACTGGAAGAAGCTGCCAAAATCCCCAACCTTGTTATCCATCAAAGCGATTATAAACTTGAATGGATGCATGAGCCCTGGGCGGATGTGGAACTAGCGGCCGGCTGGTTGTTGAAGCTTGAATCTACATTTAAGCCAGATATTATTCACCTTAATGGCTATGTGCATGCCTCAATTGCTTGGTCGGCACCCGTGGTTGTAGTTGCTCACTCCTGCGTGTTATCATGGTGGCAGGCCGTTAAGCACGAACCAGCCCCCAATGAATGGACTGCGTATAAAAACGCGGTGCAACGAGGACTGCGTGCGGCCAATGCTGTGGTTTCCATCTCTCAATCCTATTCAAACGAAATTCAAAGGATATACGGACCACTCAATAATCTTAGGGTTATTTACAACGGCCGCGATTCACACTTGCTTCGAAGTGCCGAAAAGAAAATGAAGGCATTTGCCATGGGAAGGATCTGGGACGAAGCTAAAAACCTGCCGATGCTCGCCGAGTTAACTAATAGGCACAATATTCCAATTGTGATTGCCGGCAATAACAATCATCCTGATACAGGTACAAGCATTAGTATACCTAATGTTACCCTGGCAGGAATATTAAGCCCGGCTGAAGTAAGTGAGCACCTTCCAGAAAGCTACATCTACATTATGCCAGCCAAATACGAGCCGTTCGGTCTTTCGGTGCTTGAGGCTGCTCTATCCGGATGCCTGCTTTTACTCGCTGACATACCAACTTTTAGAGAGTTGTGGAGTGATGCGGCATTATTCTTTAACCCTAATGATCCTTTAGAGTTAGATCAACTGCTCGACTATGTTATTTTACATCCCGTTGAGTGCGGTCAAATGATAGAAAGATCATCAAAACGTTCAAAAAACCTATCACTTGAAAATATGGCTAACAGCTATGTCTCACTATATAAGTCGCTTATTCGCGAGGAGCAGTTTGCTATATCCAGTTAA
- a CDS encoding CgeB family protein, with product MKISLFYHSLLSDWNHGNAHFLRGVVAELLSRGHDVKVYEPENNWSLANLIAGHGDSFLQEFRVSYPQLKSSFYDINTIDLHDVLKDQDLVIVHEWNEHSLVKKIGEYRNTLGGFQLIFHDTHHRAVTERESMMKYDLQYYDGVLAFGNVIRDIYLKEGWTKNAWTWHEAADTRIFHPMPHTEKEGDLVWIGNWGDDERTRELHTFLIEPVKELGLKAKIYGVRYPDHALKALEDAGIEYGNWLPNYKAPEVFAKYKVTVHVPRRPYVESLPGIPTIRPFEAMACGIPLVSSQWDDAENLFSPGKDFLVADSKESMKQHLSTIINDRSAAETLASNGLKTTLSRHTCAHRVDELEQIIQSLRSHVSATTSAE from the coding sequence ATGAAAATATCTCTTTTTTACCACTCCCTCCTATCCGACTGGAATCATGGAAATGCACACTTTCTGCGCGGGGTCGTTGCCGAGCTGTTAAGCCGCGGGCACGATGTAAAAGTGTACGAGCCTGAAAATAATTGGAGCTTAGCTAATTTAATAGCCGGACATGGGGACTCGTTCCTGCAAGAGTTTCGTGTTTCGTACCCACAATTAAAGTCTTCCTTCTATGATATTAATACAATTGACCTTCATGATGTTCTTAAAGATCAGGACCTGGTTATTGTACATGAATGGAATGAGCATAGCCTGGTGAAGAAAATAGGAGAATACCGCAATACTTTAGGTGGTTTTCAACTGATCTTTCATGACACCCATCATCGTGCTGTTACCGAAAGAGAAAGTATGATGAAGTACGATCTGCAGTATTATGATGGCGTTTTAGCGTTTGGAAATGTGATTCGCGACATTTACCTGAAGGAGGGCTGGACAAAGAACGCCTGGACATGGCACGAAGCAGCTGACACCCGCATTTTCCACCCCATGCCACATACTGAAAAAGAGGGAGACCTGGTGTGGATAGGTAACTGGGGCGACGATGAGCGCACACGTGAACTGCACACCTTTTTGATAGAACCGGTTAAGGAGCTTGGATTAAAAGCTAAGATTTACGGTGTGCGCTATCCCGATCATGCACTAAAGGCACTTGAAGATGCAGGTATTGAATATGGCAACTGGCTGCCAAACTATAAAGCGCCGGAAGTTTTTGCTAAATATAAGGTAACTGTTCATGTACCACGCCGGCCGTATGTTGAATCGCTGCCAGGTATACCTACTATACGCCCGTTTGAAGCAATGGCGTGTGGAATACCGCTGGTTTCTTCTCAGTGGGACGACGCAGAGAACCTGTTCTCGCCGGGCAAAGACTTCCTGGTGGCAGATAGCAAAGAAAGTATGAAACAGCATCTTTCAACTATCATAAATGATCGATCTGCTGCGGAAACTCTCGCCAGCAATGGGTTAAAAACAACTTTGAGCAGGCACACCTGCGCGCACCGTGTTGATGAGCTTGAACAGATAATACAATCACTCAGATCTCACGTTTCTGCAACTACATCAGCAGAGTAA